The following proteins come from a genomic window of Bacteroidota bacterium:
- a CDS encoding ribonuclease HII: protein MLLNYYTENIIEAGCDEAGRGCLAGPVYAAAVILPANFSNETLNDSKQLTEIQRYKLREIIQEQSVCWAVGIVSNLEIDKINILNASFLAMHRAIAKLKIKPQELIIDGNRFNPYKKIPHHCIIEGDGKYLSIAAASVLAKTYRDDFMKKIHKKHKKYNWDKNKGYATAWHRNAIEQHGITDYHRKSFRLFEPAQIEIDFDE from the coding sequence ATGTTACTAAATTATTATACAGAAAACATTATTGAGGCTGGTTGCGATGAGGCAGGCCGTGGGTGCCTTGCAGGACCAGTATATGCAGCTGCTGTTATTCTTCCTGCAAATTTCTCCAATGAAACGCTAAATGATTCAAAACAATTAACCGAAATTCAAAGGTATAAGCTTCGGGAAATTATTCAGGAACAGTCCGTATGCTGGGCTGTTGGAATAGTATCAAATTTAGAAATTGATAAAATAAATATTTTAAATGCCTCTTTCCTTGCAATGCACCGGGCTATTGCCAAACTAAAAATAAAACCTCAGGAATTGATTATTGATGGAAACAGGTTCAATCCATACAAAAAAATTCCTCACCATTGTATTATAGAAGGTGATGGCAAATATTTATCAATTGCAGCAGCATCAGTTTTAGCAAAAACTTACCGTGATGATTTCATGAAGAAAATTCACAAAAAGCACAAAAAATATAACTGGGATAAAAATAAGGGTTATGCTACAGCCTGGCATAGAAATGCAATTGAACAGCATGGCATCACAGATTATCACAGAAAAAGTTTTCGTTTATTTGAACCAGCCCAAATTGAAATCGATTTCGATGAATAG
- a CDS encoding DUF3352 domain-containing protein, which yields MTRKIIIAILTCLFLAILTYSYFNFRQIKSPVTNALHAIPENAALIIKINNAQTLINKINDGNIIWAELINTEFFSERDKELLFIDSIIKNNPTIREIMETQSSYLSMHKSGAQKVDFLFSVTMPPYTDQKDIHKIIFNNAAGWNVTSRSFNGIPVVNIQKQSSSINYSIVKGILIFSPSAILIEESINQINSGKSIDDNLAFQSIQATAGTKVSANFFINYTNLSQALSTFLSENHPATLNPLSGFANWAAWDLNIKPNAILLNGFSSSQDSSNNYLNLFGKQKPQGIELTRILPSNTANFMFYGFSNFSSFHRDYKEYRKKEYPLNEQLIHEFITKNGPDSESDIVSWISNEIAVGMLETANKNIQSHAFAVISASNLENAHKQLGKFTQNNGNSIETYKDFEIFELPIGNAFELILGSAFSNLTTPYYTNIGRYIVLGNSPVVLKVFINEFLADRTLKKDNQYITFAENISTDANIYAYFNVARSIEPYQDHLKEDYSNVITKHKELFRKFEAVGFQVNSDGKFFYNNFYLKYNPVYKQQSVSLWETQLDSTVSSKPELLTNHLNNSKEIFVQDDGNTIYLISNTGKILWKKQLEEKIISSVHQIDLFKNEKLQLLFNTSSKLYLLDRNGNDIEKYPVQFKHKATSALTLLDYENSNDYRIFITQSDNSIYNYSGSGELVRGFVPVNTEMPVYAPIQHTIVNGKDYLIAVDKTGKVYIFDRKGETKIKLKEKLIISDIHNNLFLEKGKDLSKTYLVSTDSSGTIIKLNLSDELEKINIGEFSYPHFFDYKNITGDNMKEYIFINGNKLHVFNQNKENLFKHEFNNPLNLQSQYFYFPDGNGKTGVTDVLAQEIYLFDEAGNLFDNFPLKGSTLFSIEDINQDNNLNIVVGSGRNIYLYQIIP from the coding sequence ATGACCAGAAAAATCATTATTGCTATTCTTACCTGTTTATTTTTGGCAATTCTTACCTACTCCTATTTTAACTTCAGACAAATAAAATCTCCTGTTACCAATGCTCTTCATGCTATTCCAGAAAATGCAGCACTAATAATTAAAATCAATAATGCACAAACATTAATTAATAAAATAAATGATGGAAATATAATTTGGGCAGAATTAATTAATACAGAATTCTTTTCTGAAAGAGACAAAGAACTTCTTTTTATTGATTCCATAATAAAAAACAATCCCACCATAAGGGAAATAATGGAAACCCAAAGTTCTTATTTATCCATGCATAAATCAGGGGCCCAGAAAGTAGATTTTTTGTTTTCTGTAACTATGCCTCCATATACTGATCAAAAAGATATACATAAAATCATTTTTAATAATGCTGCAGGGTGGAATGTTACCTCAAGATCATTTAACGGAATTCCTGTTGTTAATATTCAAAAGCAATCATCATCCATTAATTACAGTATTGTTAAAGGAATACTAATTTTCAGTCCTTCTGCTATTCTTATTGAAGAATCTATTAATCAAATAAATTCAGGGAAATCAATTGATGATAATTTAGCATTTCAATCTATTCAGGCCACAGCAGGCACTAAAGTAAGCGCGAATTTTTTTATTAATTACACTAATCTTAGCCAGGCATTATCCACTTTTCTATCTGAAAATCATCCAGCAACCCTAAATCCACTTTCGGGGTTTGCAAATTGGGCAGCATGGGATTTAAATATAAAACCAAATGCAATTCTGCTTAATGGTTTTTCAAGCAGCCAGGACAGCTCAAACAATTATCTAAATTTGTTTGGAAAGCAAAAGCCTCAAGGTATAGAATTAACAAGGATTCTTCCTTCAAACACTGCAAATTTCATGTTTTATGGATTCAGTAATTTCTCTTCTTTTCATAGGGATTATAAAGAATACAGAAAAAAAGAATATCCACTAAACGAACAATTAATCCACGAATTCATTACTAAAAACGGACCAGATTCAGAATCGGATATAGTTTCATGGATAAGCAATGAAATTGCAGTAGGTATGCTGGAAACAGCAAACAAGAACATACAAAGTCATGCATTTGCAGTTATCAGCGCATCAAATCTTGAAAACGCACACAAGCAACTTGGGAAATTCACTCAGAACAATGGAAATTCCATAGAAACTTATAAGGATTTTGAAATCTTTGAACTACCCATTGGCAATGCCTTTGAATTGATTCTTGGCAGCGCTTTTTCAAACCTTACAACACCCTATTATACAAACATTGGAAGATATATTGTTTTGGGAAATAGCCCTGTTGTTTTAAAGGTTTTCATCAATGAATTTTTGGCAGATAGAACTTTAAAAAAAGATAATCAATACATCACCTTCGCTGAAAACATATCTACAGATGCCAACATATATGCCTATTTTAATGTTGCCCGCTCCATTGAGCCCTATCAAGACCATTTGAAAGAAGATTATTCCAATGTAATTACCAAGCATAAGGAATTGTTTAGAAAATTTGAAGCTGTGGGTTTCCAGGTAAATAGTGATGGCAAGTTTTTTTACAATAATTTTTACCTTAAATATAACCCGGTCTATAAACAACAATCCGTTTCTCTTTGGGAAACCCAACTTGACTCTACGGTAAGTTCAAAGCCTGAATTATTAACCAATCACCTTAATAATTCCAAAGAGATATTTGTACAGGATGATGGAAACACAATTTATTTGATCAGCAATACCGGTAAAATTCTCTGGAAAAAACAATTGGAAGAAAAAATAATAAGTTCTGTTCATCAAATTGATTTATTTAAAAACGAAAAACTCCAACTGCTTTTCAATACCTCATCTAAACTCTATTTATTGGATAGAAATGGGAATGACATTGAGAAGTATCCGGTACAATTTAAACACAAGGCCACTTCGGCCCTTACCTTACTTGATTATGAAAACAGCAATGATTACCGGATTTTTATAACCCAAAGTGATAACAGCATTTACAATTATTCCGGTAGTGGGGAATTGGTGCGAGGCTTTGTTCCTGTAAACACTGAAATGCCCGTTTACGCACCTATACAACACACCATAGTGAATGGAAAGGATTATTTAATTGCTGTGGATAAGACCGGAAAAGTTTATATTTTTGACCGTAAAGGGGAAACCAAGATAAAACTTAAAGAAAAATTAATAATCTCAGACATACATAATAATTTGTTTCTTGAAAAAGGCAAGGATCTTTCAAAAACATATCTTGTTTCAACTGATTCCAGCGGAACAATAATTAAACTTAATCTTAGTGATGAGCTGGAAAAAATAAATATTGGTGAATTTTCGTATCCGCATTTTTTTGATTATAAAAACATAACCGGAGATAATATGAAAGAATATATTTTTATCAATGGCAATAAGCTTCATGTTTTTAACCAGAACAAGGAAAATCTTTTCAAACATGAATTTAACAATCCTCTAAATTTACAATCTCAATATTTTTATTTTCCAGATGGCAATGGCAAAACAGGTGTTACAGATGTATTAGCTCAAGAAATTTATTTATTTGATGAAGCAGGAAATTTGTTTGATAATTTCCCTCTTAAAGGCAGCACTTTATTTAGTATTGAAGATATCAACCAGGATAACAATCTAAATATTGTGGTAGGATCAGGAAGAAACATATACCTGTATCAAATAATCCCATAA